In Clostridium sporogenes, one genomic interval encodes:
- a CDS encoding YbaK/EbsC family protein, with amino-acid sequence MSLESVKKQFTDENLNLKILEFDESTATVELAAKALGVEPGQIAKTLAFHVKGENMLIVAKGDARIDNKKFKAHFNGKGKMMTPEAVLEVTGHAIGGVCPFGLKNPIDIYLDQSLKEFEKVYPAAGNANTAVEVTLDELEGITKGLWIDVCK; translated from the coding sequence ATGAGTTTGGAAAGCGTAAAAAAACAATTCACAGATGAAAATTTAAATCTCAAAATATTAGAATTTGATGAAAGTACAGCTACAGTAGAATTAGCAGCAAAAGCTTTAGGAGTAGAACCGGGTCAAATAGCAAAAACTTTAGCTTTTCATGTTAAGGGAGAAAATATGCTTATAGTAGCTAAAGGCGATGCTAGAATAGATAATAAAAAATTTAAAGCTCATTTTAATGGAAAGGGTAAAATGATGACTCCAGAGGCAGTATTGGAAGTAACAGGTCATGCCATTGGAGGAGTATGTCCTTTTGGGCTTAAAAATCCTATAGATATATATTTAGATCAATCATTAAAAGAATTTGAAAAAGTATACCCTGCAGCAGGCAATGCAAATACTGCAGTAGAAGTAACCTTAGATGAGCTAGAAGGTATAACTAAGGGTTTATGGATTGATGTGTGTAAATAA
- a CDS encoding ABC-F family ATP-binding cassette domain-containing protein, with the protein MITVTNLSLRYGDKKLFEDVNLKFTPGNCYGVIGANGAGKSTFLKILSGEIEANTGDVSIQPGVRMSILKQDHFKYDEFPVLETVIMGNERLYQIMKEKDAIYAKTPFTDEDGIKASELEGEFADLNGWEAEAEASSLLQGLGIGTELHEKNMKDLSGSEKVKVLLAQALFGNPGVLILDEPTNHLDIKSVNWLEEFLINFEGTVIVVSHDRHFLNKVCTHMADVDFGKIKLYVGNYDFWYESSQLALQMAKDQNKKKEEKIKELQEFIARFSANASKSKQATSRKKLLDKIDLDNIQPSSRKYPYIAFKPEREVGNDILRVEGLTKTIDGTKVLDNISFIIGKDDKIAFVGDELSITTLFKIISGELKPDIGEYKWGITITNAYFPKDNSEYFNDVDLNLVDWLRQYSEEKSESYLRGFLGRMLFSGEEALKEVKVLSGGEKVRCMLSKMMLNNANVIILDQPTNHLDLESITALNNGLMDYKSNILFTSHDHQFIQTIANRIIEVSEAKFVDKKVTYDEYLESK; encoded by the coding sequence TTGATTACAGTAACAAATTTAAGTTTAAGATATGGGGACAAAAAACTTTTTGAAGATGTAAACCTTAAATTTACACCTGGTAACTGCTATGGTGTTATAGGTGCTAATGGTGCCGGCAAGAGTACCTTTTTAAAAATTTTATCTGGAGAAATAGAGGCTAATACTGGAGATGTATCTATACAGCCGGGAGTTAGAATGTCTATTTTAAAACAAGATCACTTTAAATACGATGAATTTCCTGTTTTAGAAACAGTTATAATGGGAAATGAAAGACTTTATCAAATAATGAAAGAAAAAGATGCTATATATGCTAAAACTCCTTTTACAGATGAAGATGGCATAAAAGCCTCTGAACTAGAGGGAGAATTTGCAGACTTAAACGGTTGGGAGGCGGAAGCAGAAGCTTCATCCTTACTTCAAGGCTTAGGAATAGGCACAGAGCTTCACGAAAAAAATATGAAGGATTTATCCGGTAGCGAAAAGGTAAAAGTATTACTAGCTCAGGCATTATTCGGTAATCCCGGAGTTCTTATACTAGATGAGCCTACTAACCACTTAGATATAAAATCTGTGAACTGGCTTGAAGAATTCTTAATAAATTTTGAAGGAACAGTTATTGTAGTATCCCATGATAGACATTTCTTAAATAAAGTATGTACTCACATGGCAGATGTTGACTTTGGTAAAATTAAACTATATGTAGGAAACTATGATTTTTGGTATGAATCTAGCCAATTAGCGCTTCAAATGGCTAAAGATCAAAACAAGAAAAAAGAAGAAAAAATAAAAGAGCTGCAGGAATTCATTGCTCGTTTTAGTGCTAATGCATCTAAATCTAAGCAAGCAACTTCCCGTAAAAAATTATTAGATAAAATCGATTTAGATAACATACAACCTTCTAGTAGAAAATATCCTTACATAGCCTTTAAACCCGAAAGAGAAGTTGGTAATGATATATTAAGAGTAGAGGGTTTAACTAAAACTATAGACGGAACAAAAGTATTGGATAATATAAGCTTTATAATAGGTAAAGATGATAAAATAGCTTTTGTAGGAGACGAATTATCTATAACTACTCTATTTAAAATAATATCTGGTGAACTAAAGCCAGATATTGGGGAATATAAATGGGGAATAACTATAACAAATGCTTATTTCCCAAAGGATAATTCTGAATACTTTAATGATGTAGATTTAAATTTAGTAGATTGGTTAAGACAATACTCCGAAGAAAAATCTGAAAGCTATCTACGTGGATTCCTAGGAAGAATGTTATTTTCTGGTGAAGAGGCCTTAAAAGAGGTTAAAGTTCTATCTGGTGGAGAAAAGGTTAGATGTATGCTATCAAAAATGATGCTAAATAATGCTAATGTAATTATATTAGATCAACCAACTAACCACTTAGACCTAGAATCTATAACTGCACTAAATAATGGTTTAATGGACTATAAGAGTAACATATTATTTACTTCTCATGACCATCAATTTATACAAACTATAGCCAATAGAATTATAGAAGTATCTGAAGCAAAATTTGTTGATAAAAAGGTTACTTATGATGAATATTTAGAAAGCAAATAA
- a CDS encoding methyl-accepting chemotaxis protein, with protein MKFKTMKGKMLTYFLSLFLIICIAISFMAYFMSKRMIERKASDLMLEVSRQAVQNIEARLNGTLDSIETVANMPTIKDPKLGWDKKKTILDEEIKLHGHIKMGIVSKEGQSIQTDGTTVNIKDRPYFKKAMEGKSTISEPIVSKVDGKVVIIYTVPIKNGNIIMGALTAVRAGNDISNISNSIKVGESGGAYLIDSNGTVIAHKNKESVIKRENSIKDAQSNEELKPIAAIEKSMIEGKEGTGQYKYKGAEKYISYSPMKSTGWSLAIYAPKNEILKEVAEITRNIIIVSTLGIGIALVCIWFISTQISNNLISMRDSLNIVATGDLTTNVNSNIEKEKDEIGHMAKALSKTVLSIGSMINSLKGNSFNIDDKANNLAAISEEFTATTENVSTAIQEVATGATNQAQALTEIVSMLNDFSDKINSTVNNIEEIDGMSKEIDEKANVSNKDMKELLNSIENLTKVFENFETKIWTMESNVQKINEITNLINDIAEKTNLLALNAAIEAARAGESGKGFAVVAEEIRKLAEMSRKSSEDIYNIVNGVLEDTKDMVKSSNEVNEKLNGQKSTADEAMNSFMEISKSVTNMIPKIRNINNSANIIEKNKNEILNKSETIASISEEISASAEEISASSEEMSASSEEVANTAQSLNEMTQDMLNEMNKFKTE; from the coding sequence ATGAAATTTAAAACCATGAAAGGGAAAATGCTTACATATTTTCTATCCCTTTTTTTAATTATTTGTATTGCAATATCATTTATGGCATATTTCATGTCCAAAAGAATGATAGAAAGAAAAGCATCGGATCTTATGTTAGAAGTAAGTAGGCAAGCAGTTCAAAATATAGAAGCACGTCTTAACGGAACCCTTGATTCAATAGAAACTGTAGCTAATATGCCAACAATAAAAGATCCAAAGCTAGGCTGGGATAAAAAGAAAACCATATTAGATGAGGAAATTAAATTACATGGACATATAAAAATGGGTATAGTTAGTAAAGAGGGCCAGTCAATCCAAACTGATGGTACTACAGTTAATATAAAGGATAGACCTTATTTTAAAAAAGCAATGGAAGGAAAGAGTACTATATCTGAACCTATAGTAAGTAAAGTTGATGGTAAGGTAGTTATAATTTATACAGTTCCAATTAAAAATGGTAATATTATTATGGGAGCACTTACAGCTGTAAGAGCGGGAAATGATATAAGTAATATTTCAAATAGTATAAAGGTAGGAGAATCTGGAGGAGCATATTTAATAGATTCTAATGGAACAGTAATAGCTCATAAAAATAAAGAATCTGTTATTAAAAGAGAAAATAGTATAAAAGATGCTCAAAGTAATGAAGAATTAAAACCAATAGCAGCTATAGAGAAGTCAATGATTGAAGGAAAAGAAGGCACTGGACAATATAAATATAAAGGAGCTGAAAAATATATAAGTTATAGTCCAATGAAAAGTACCGGTTGGTCTTTAGCTATATATGCACCTAAGAATGAAATTTTAAAAGAAGTAGCTGAAATTACAAGAAATATAATTATAGTATCTACTTTAGGAATAGGTATAGCTTTAGTTTGCATATGGTTTATTTCTACACAAATATCTAATAATTTAATATCCATGAGAGATAGTTTAAACATAGTGGCAACGGGAGATTTGACAACTAATGTAAATTCAAACATAGAGAAGGAAAAGGATGAGATAGGTCATATGGCAAAGGCTCTATCTAAAACGGTACTTTCTATAGGTAGTATGATAAATAGTTTAAAAGGTAATTCCTTTAATATAGATGATAAAGCAAATAATTTAGCCGCTATATCAGAGGAATTTACAGCTACCACAGAGAATGTATCAACAGCAATACAAGAAGTAGCTACTGGTGCCACTAATCAAGCACAAGCTTTAACTGAAATAGTATCTATGCTAAATGATTTTAGTGATAAAATAAATTCTACAGTAAATAACATAGAAGAAATAGATGGAATGTCTAAAGAAATAGATGAAAAAGCAAATGTTAGTAATAAAGACATGAAGGAGCTTTTAAATTCTATAGAAAATTTAACTAAGGTATTTGAAAATTTTGAAACAAAAATTTGGACTATGGAATCTAATGTACAAAAAATCAATGAGATAACTAATCTTATAAATGATATAGCTGAAAAAACTAATCTTTTAGCTTTAAATGCTGCTATAGAAGCTGCTCGTGCTGGAGAATCAGGAAAAGGATTTGCAGTGGTGGCAGAGGAAATAAGAAAGCTTGCTGAGATGAGTAGAAAGTCTTCAGAGGACATATATAACATAGTAAATGGAGTTTTAGAGGATACCAAGGATATGGTTAAAAGTTCAAATGAAGTAAATGAAAAATTAAATGGTCAAAAATCTACTGCAGATGAAGCTATGAATTCTTTCATGGAAATATCAAAATCTGTTACAAATATGATACCTAAAATAAGAAATATAAATAATTCAGCTAATATTATAGAAAAAAATAAGAATGAAATTTTAAATAAATCAGAAACTATAGCATCTATATCTGAGGAAATATCTGCTTCTGCAGAAGAAATATCTGCATCTTCTGAGGAGATGAGTGCATCCTCAGAGGAAGTAGCTAATACAGCTCAAAGTTTAAATGAAATGACACAGGATATGTTAAATGAAATGAATAAATTTAAAACAGAATAG
- a CDS encoding cold-shock protein — protein MSMHTGIVKWFDNERGYGFISGNNGKDVYVHSMQVKEKTHNKDLHEGEEVLFDIIEKEKGPVAINVQKL, from the coding sequence ATGAGTATGCATACAGGAATAGTTAAATGGTTTGATAATGAAAGAGGATATGGTTTTATATCAGGGAATAATGGAAAAGATGTATATGTTCATTCTATGCAGGTAAAAGAAAAAACTCATAATAAGGATTTGCATGAAGGTGAAGAGGTATTATTTGATATAATAGAAAAAGAAAAAGGGCCTGTAGCTATAAATGTTCAAAAGCTATAA
- a CDS encoding methyl-accepting chemotaxis protein, whose amino-acid sequence MKKISTKIAIMAILISTITAFCIGGFSIYQLFSTKDKVLENQRKIMVQSYDLGIQNEVESAISVLEGINKRYQKGELKLQEAKKLGADLLRDMRYGKEGYFWADTLEGINVVLLGKDTEGKSRLEMQDAKGKYLIKEIIENGKKEEGGFTDYYFPKEGGSEALPKRSYSKLFKPFDWVIGTGNYIDTIDKIILTEQKSLEKQIFNKIIFLLIMMVVMLSLAITAGITLGKKISSPILHITKLVEKTANFDLVDDENFNNILKFKDETGVIGQAVVDLREQLRHIFESVKDNSNLLLSNSEILSQSSETTADSIEAVGKTLEELAKGSVDQAKNSQIIVESLSGFSEELNGVVDTSNKVKDFSKETEKENIKGRDSIDILNEKFVENKTALLMVGQNVNELWTKSNSIGEIVGKIQNIAEQTNLLALNAAIEAARAGEAGKGFAVVAEEVRKLSEQVEESTREISQEIQEIQKKINASKNSMNESENIILEVSNAVEDTKKVFNTIEHSTKNTIDQITNLYDNITRVSKDKDNILESIHSISAISEESAAGLEEVSASTQEQTQIADSTMEAAETLKEVVLNLNEIISKVQI is encoded by the coding sequence ATGAAAAAAATAAGCACTAAAATAGCAATTATGGCTATACTAATATCTACTATTACAGCATTTTGTATAGGAGGCTTCTCAATATATCAATTATTTAGTACAAAAGATAAAGTGCTGGAAAATCAACGAAAAATAATGGTACAGTCTTATGATTTAGGTATACAAAATGAAGTTGAAAGTGCAATCAGTGTTTTGGAGGGTATTAATAAACGTTACCAAAAAGGAGAGCTAAAATTACAAGAAGCTAAAAAGTTAGGAGCAGATTTATTAAGAGACATGAGATATGGAAAAGAAGGGTATTTTTGGGCAGATACTTTAGAGGGTATAAATGTAGTTTTGCTAGGAAAAGATACAGAGGGCAAAAGTAGATTAGAAATGCAGGATGCTAAAGGAAAATATTTAATAAAAGAAATAATAGAAAATGGCAAAAAAGAAGAGGGTGGATTTACGGATTATTATTTTCCTAAAGAAGGGGGAAGCGAAGCTTTACCAAAAAGATCTTATAGTAAATTATTTAAACCTTTTGATTGGGTAATAGGTACAGGAAATTATATAGATACTATAGATAAAATTATTTTAACTGAGCAAAAAAGTTTAGAAAAACAAATTTTTAATAAGATTATTTTTCTTTTAATAATGATGGTAGTAATGTTATCATTAGCCATCACTGCAGGGATAACTCTAGGTAAAAAAATATCTTCTCCTATACTTCATATAACAAAATTAGTAGAAAAAACTGCAAACTTTGATTTGGTTGATGATGAAAATTTCAATAATATATTAAAGTTTAAAGATGAGACAGGAGTAATAGGACAGGCTGTAGTGGATTTAAGAGAACAGTTAAGGCATATATTTGAAAGTGTAAAAGATAATTCTAATTTGTTACTTTCAAATTCTGAGATTTTATCACAATCTTCAGAAACTACAGCTGATTCTATAGAGGCTGTAGGAAAAACTCTAGAAGAATTAGCAAAAGGGTCTGTAGATCAAGCTAAAAATTCACAGATAATAGTTGAGAGTTTATCTGGTTTTTCTGAGGAACTTAATGGAGTTGTAGATACATCTAATAAGGTAAAAGATTTTTCTAAAGAAACAGAAAAAGAAAATATTAAAGGAAGAGACAGTATAGATATACTAAATGAAAAATTTGTAGAAAATAAAACTGCATTACTTATGGTAGGTCAAAATGTAAATGAATTATGGACTAAGTCTAATTCTATAGGAGAGATAGTGGGGAAGATTCAAAATATAGCAGAACAAACTAATTTATTAGCTTTAAATGCTGCTATAGAGGCGGCACGTGCAGGAGAAGCAGGGAAAGGTTTTGCTGTGGTAGCAGAAGAAGTAAGAAAGTTATCAGAACAAGTGGAAGAATCTACAAGAGAAATATCTCAAGAAATACAGGAGATACAGAAAAAAATAAATGCTTCTAAAAATAGCATGAATGAAAGTGAAAATATAATCTTAGAAGTGAGCAATGCAGTAGAGGATACTAAGAAAGTATTTAATACTATAGAACATAGTACAAAAAATACAATAGATCAAATTACAAATTTATATGATAATATAACAAGAGTATCTAAAGATAAAGATAATATATTGGAATCAATTCATTCTATATCAGCCATATCAGAGGAGTCTGCAGCAGGGTTAGAAGAGGTTTCAGCATCTACCCAAGAGCAAACCCAAATAGCGGATAGTACTATGGAAGCGGCAGAAACATTAAAAGAAGTTGTATTAAATTTAAATGAAATAATTAGTAAAGTTCAAATTTAA
- a CDS encoding M3 family oligoendopeptidase — protein sequence MKFTDYKYERPNIEMVLSEFKKLIEGFQKSQSSEEQDKIIMKINTLRNEVESMIELVNIRNSINTEDSFYEKEKAFMDENIPIYEGIITKYYKVLVNSRFRNELEDKWGKQLFILAEMKLKTFEDGILEELKEENKLITEYEKLKASARIVFEGEERNLAQLEPFIQSKYREMRKRAYEASTNFYEENEEKFDNIFDKLVKVRHKIAKKLGYNNFVELAYVRMMRSDYDSNMVKNYRNAVEKYIVPLAESLKLRQKQRLGLKTLKYYDEPLKFLTGNAVPKGGAADILEKAKKMYGELSKETDEFFTFMLQNELMDLISRKGKVSGGYCTYISKYKSPFIFSNFNGTSGNVDVLTHEAGHAFQAYCSRYYEVPEYIFPTYEAAEIHSMSMEFFARPWMELFFKEDELKYKFSHLASAIIFIPYGVTVDEFQHFVYENPDASPMERKDKWRKIEKKYLPSRDYEDNDFLNRGGFWFKQSHIFSVPFYYIDYTLAQICALQFWHKSNENREKAWEDYLNLCKKGGSKSFLELVKEANLNNPFEKETIERTIEPVKVWLDSINDTNM from the coding sequence TTGAAATTTACAGATTATAAATATGAAAGACCAAACATAGAGATGGTTTTATCAGAATTTAAGAAGTTAATAGAAGGTTTTCAAAAATCTCAATCTTCAGAGGAACAGGATAAAATAATAATGAAAATCAATACTTTAAGAAATGAAGTAGAAAGTATGATAGAACTTGTGAATATAAGAAATTCTATAAATACAGAAGATTCTTTTTATGAAAAAGAAAAAGCTTTTATGGATGAGAATATACCTATATACGAAGGGATTATAACAAAATATTATAAAGTGCTGGTGAATTCAAGATTTAGAAATGAATTAGAAGATAAATGGGGAAAACAATTATTTATATTGGCAGAGATGAAGCTTAAAACCTTTGAAGATGGAATATTAGAGGAATTAAAAGAGGAAAATAAATTGATTACTGAATATGAAAAATTAAAGGCTTCTGCTAGAATAGTATTTGAAGGAGAAGAAAGGAATTTAGCACAGCTAGAACCTTTTATTCAATCAAAATATAGAGAAATGAGAAAGAGAGCCTATGAAGCTTCTACTAATTTTTATGAGGAAAATGAAGAGAAATTTGATAATATATTTGATAAATTAGTTAAAGTAAGACATAAAATAGCTAAAAAACTAGGATACAATAATTTTGTAGAACTTGCTTATGTAAGAATGATGAGATCAGATTATGATTCCAATATGGTTAAAAACTATAGAAATGCAGTAGAAAAATATATAGTTCCTTTAGCAGAGTCGCTAAAATTAAGGCAAAAGCAACGTTTGGGGCTTAAAACTCTTAAATATTATGATGAACCTTTGAAATTTTTAACAGGGAATGCTGTTCCAAAGGGGGGTGCTGCCGATATATTAGAGAAAGCAAAAAAGATGTACGGAGAATTATCTAAAGAAACGGATGAATTTTTTACATTTATGCTGCAGAATGAACTTATGGATCTTATAAGCAGGAAGGGGAAAGTTTCAGGGGGATATTGTACTTATATATCAAAATATAAATCTCCTTTCATATTTTCAAATTTCAACGGAACCTCTGGAAATGTAGATGTACTTACTCATGAAGCAGGCCATGCTTTTCAGGCTTATTGTAGTAGATATTATGAAGTGCCAGAATATATATTCCCAACATATGAAGCTGCAGAAATACATTCTATGAGTATGGAATTCTTTGCACGGCCTTGGATGGAATTGTTTTTTAAAGAGGATGAATTAAAATATAAATTTAGTCATTTAGCTTCTGCTATAATATTTATACCTTATGGAGTTACGGTGGATGAATTTCAACATTTTGTATATGAAAATCCTGATGCATCTCCTATGGAGAGAAAAGATAAGTGGAGAAAAATTGAAAAGAAATATCTTCCTAGTAGAGATTATGAAGACAATGATTTTTTAAATAGAGGAGGATTTTGGTTTAAACAATCCCACATATTTTCAGTTCCTTTTTATTATATAGATTATACCTTGGCACAAATTTGTGCATTGCAATTTTGGCATAAATCCAATGAAAATAGAGAAAAAGCTTGGGAAGATTATTTGAATTTATGTAAAAAAGGAGGAAGCAAATCTTTCTTAGAATTAGTTAAGGAGGCTAATTTGAATAATCCATTTGAGAAGGAAACTATTGAAAGAACTATAGAACCTGTTAAAGTATGGTTAGATTCTATAAATGACACTAATATGTAA
- the safA gene encoding SafA/ExsA family spore coat assembly protein, whose amino-acid sequence MKKFLFKKTLFSVLLAGFLCIFKCTSVSAADYTSYTVVSGDSLWKIAVKYQIGLSEIMEANPQIKNTSLIYSGQKINIPSIDTIKALENEVISLVNIEREQAGLPHLRTNCQVSKVARYKSQDMATKGYFSHTSSTYGSPPTMLQNFNIKSITTGENIAYDKKIPQQVMTNLMNSPDDRKNILSNTYTEIGVGLYKSSSGVYYWTQLFIKP is encoded by the coding sequence TTGAAGAAATTTTTATTTAAAAAAACTTTGTTCTCAGTGTTATTAGCTGGTTTTTTATGTATTTTCAAATGCACTAGTGTTTCTGCTGCTGATTATACTTCTTATACTGTAGTTTCTGGAGACAGCTTATGGAAGATTGCAGTAAAATACCAAATTGGACTAAGTGAGATAATGGAAGCTAATCCTCAAATTAAAAATACTTCTTTAATATATTCTGGTCAAAAGATAAATATACCAAGTATAGATACTATAAAAGCTTTAGAAAATGAAGTCATAAGCCTTGTAAATATTGAGAGAGAACAGGCTGGATTGCCTCATTTAAGAACTAACTGCCAGGTTTCTAAAGTAGCTAGATATAAATCTCAAGATATGGCCACTAAAGGCTATTTCTCTCATACTTCATCAACTTATGGTTCCCCTCCTACCATGTTACAAAATTTTAATATAAAGTCTATTACCACTGGTGAAAACATAGCTTATGATAAAAAGATTCCTCAACAGGTTATGACTAATTTAATGAATTCTCCTGATGATAGAAAAAACATATTAAGCAATACTTATACTGAAATTGGTGTTGGCTTATATAAAAGTTCTTCTGGTGTATATTATTGGACTCAACTATTTATTAAACCTTAA
- a CDS encoding amidase domain-containing protein codes for MNWSMQRQNIYLRKKAVDYAITYALTPNPQYRYFPLIDDNGGDCANFISQCLLAGGAPMKFSAEYPWWYNHNNTINVLDDTWSISWAVAHSLYYYLKVNQEKGSFGAKGLEVYNKNELDVGDLVFFEDNNNHIFHSAIITAFQNKEPLISHHTFNALNIPIKYSWKYDKIHFLKISL; via the coding sequence ATGAATTGGTCAATGCAAAGACAAAATATATACTTAAGAAAAAAGGCTGTAGACTATGCTATAACTTATGCTTTAACCCCTAATCCTCAATATAGGTATTTTCCTTTAATAGATGATAATGGTGGTGATTGTGCAAATTTTATATCTCAATGTCTATTAGCCGGTGGGGCTCCCATGAAATTTAGTGCTGAATATCCTTGGTGGTATAATCATAACAATACTATAAATGTGTTAGATGATACCTGGTCTATATCTTGGGCTGTAGCTCATTCTTTATACTATTATTTAAAAGTAAACCAAGAAAAAGGTTCTTTTGGCGCAAAGGGGTTAGAAGTTTATAATAAGAATGAATTAGATGTTGGAGATTTAGTATTTTTTGAGGATAATAATAATCATATATTTCATTCTGCAATAATAACCGCCTTTCAAAACAAAGAACCTCTAATATCACATCATACTTTTAATGCACTAAATATTCCTATTAAATATTCCTGGAAATATGATAAAATACATTTTTTAAAAATAAGCTTATAA
- a CDS encoding DUF6414 family protein yields MMSTPIYLNKMLIQDLYSVLINGYLQSTSIKYITDKTDSVKLQKGMEKRCRNEDTYSKKKNKFHNREKSICNKDKESLSIECNSLSDESNIMGSLDGKNTNIREFGITKIYTTFHLFHNLKNMMMNQNMIKQITEKDIINNNIDCGDYVEFEANMDTICIVSQLSCIIDTMECYDVNKLDYLLQEKSKLDENHFMNNYNVVLKELKNLNENLRRYNTRDIVVRLKNCSGVLTVNTNNFSEENPYMYDMAYCNCKILCKVVKIAQSQDKIDLLRKTRMSGYYNKFLKSIAPHLKLLNDNDIITLNNIITSIEGPAIQALPIAIYI; encoded by the coding sequence ATGATGTCCACGCCTATTTATTTAAATAAGATGTTAATACAGGATTTATATTCTGTTTTAATAAATGGATATTTACAAAGTACAAGTATAAAGTATATTACAGATAAAACAGATTCTGTTAAATTGCAAAAGGGAATGGAGAAACGCTGTAGAAATGAAGATACTTATTCTAAAAAGAAAAATAAATTTCATAACAGAGAAAAAAGCATATGTAATAAGGATAAAGAAAGCTTATCTATCGAATGCAATTCTTTAAGTGATGAATCTAATATTATGGGAAGTTTAGATGGAAAAAATACTAATATAAGAGAATTTGGAATTACTAAAATATATACTACTTTTCATTTGTTTCATAATTTAAAAAATATGATGATGAACCAAAATATGATAAAACAAATCACAGAAAAAGATATTATAAATAATAATATAGATTGTGGAGATTATGTAGAGTTTGAAGCTAATATGGATACTATATGTATAGTTTCTCAATTAAGTTGTATAATAGACACTATGGAATGCTATGATGTTAATAAATTAGATTATTTACTTCAAGAAAAAAGTAAATTAGATGAAAATCACTTTATGAATAATTATAATGTAGTATTAAAAGAATTAAAAAATTTAAATGAAAATTTAAGGAGGTATAATACTAGAGATATTGTAGTAAGACTAAAAAATTGTAGTGGAGTATTAACCGTAAATACAAATAATTTTTCTGAGGAAAACCCATATATGTATGATATGGCCTATTGTAATTGTAAAATTTTGTGCAAGGTTGTTAAAATAGCGCAAAGTCAAGATAAGATTGATTTGCTTAGAAAAACTAGGATGAGTGGTTATTACAATAAGTTTTTAAAATCTATAGCTCCTCATCTAAAACTACTGAATGATAATGATATTATAACTTTAAATAATATTATTACAAGTATAGAGGGACCAGCTATCCAGGCTTTACCTATAGCTATATATATATAA